One genomic segment of Deltaproteobacteria bacterium includes these proteins:
- a CDS encoding indolepyruvate oxidoreductase subunit beta encodes MGTAVLKHDPTNLIITGVGGQGNVLASKILGSMLIDNELNVTVGETFGASQRGGSVMSHLRIGSGPARSPQIPMRRAHAIVALEAMEALQALGKYGNPETLVIANSRPIYPMECISGECGYPEQEQLEQWLQKFSGKAWIIEATKHAMNLGAPIYANIIMIGALAATGILPLNREGFKVVLERTMSGAKVAKNLDAFDLGTGLLV; translated from the coding sequence ATGGGAACGGCTGTGTTGAAACACGACCCCACGAATCTAATCATTACGGGAGTGGGAGGGCAGGGAAACGTTCTCGCATCCAAGATCCTCGGTTCCATGCTCATTGACAATGAACTCAACGTGACCGTGGGCGAAACCTTTGGCGCCTCCCAGCGCGGCGGATCGGTCATGAGCCACCTCCGGATAGGGAGCGGTCCTGCCCGTTCTCCCCAAATCCCGATGCGGCGAGCCCATGCAATCGTAGCCCTCGAGGCCATGGAGGCGCTTCAGGCATTGGGAAAGTACGGCAATCCAGAAACACTCGTGATCGCTAACAGCCGCCCGATTTATCCCATGGAGTGTATTTCCGGGGAGTGTGGCTATCCGGAACAGGAACAACTGGAGCAATGGCTGCAAAAGTTCTCGGGGAAGGCCTGGATCATCGAAGCCACTAAACATGCCATGAACCTTGGAGCGCCCATATACGCCAATATCATCATGATAGGCGCCCTGGCTGCAACCGGGATTCTGCCATTGAACCGGGAGGGGTTTAAAGTGGTGCTGGAAAGAACCATGTCCGGGGCGAAGGTTGCCAAAAACCTCGATGCCTTTGATTTGGGAACAGGTTTGCTGGTCTGA
- a CDS encoding beta-lactamase family protein has product MPLEKAPRAEIWNVRAETHLEPLPLSDFLQHPGSGARGYIAVHAGRIVAEAYPDLRPHDMHMWASCAKPTAGLVIELLIEDGIIDDSQPFGTYMPEFAGTDWAGVRIADAMDMTTGMDCEENDETRADPSSNAIRAFMAEFSEPYGDKVERLPDVLKNVRQVDSPGHKFEYSSPTTQMLVLLAESVTNCKWTEFFAQRVWDHVGAEGPFLQHLTPDGIALAHGVTSGCLRNLARFGMLYTPSWHNTANKQIVSESILSRIRTPRRSRGFFMRGFDGPVFRDYLDDETMISNSRQWDAVWEDGDMFKSGFMGQGLYVSPGRDLVIAYFSTIPEMYMARYLRPVAGLFPLNGR; this is encoded by the coding sequence ATGCCGCTGGAAAAGGCGCCCAGGGCGGAGATCTGGAATGTGAGGGCGGAAACGCATCTGGAGCCGCTGCCCTTATCAGATTTCCTGCAGCACCCCGGATCAGGGGCGCGTGGCTATATTGCCGTTCATGCCGGCCGGATCGTTGCGGAAGCCTATCCCGATCTGCGTCCCCACGACATGCACATGTGGGCCTCATGCGCCAAGCCGACCGCAGGACTGGTGATCGAGCTTCTGATCGAAGATGGCATCATCGACGACAGCCAGCCGTTCGGTACCTATATGCCTGAATTTGCTGGTACAGACTGGGCGGGGGTGAGGATCGCCGACGCGATGGACATGACGACGGGAATGGACTGCGAGGAAAACGACGAGACGCGTGCCGATCCTTCATCCAACGCCATCCGCGCTTTTATGGCAGAATTCTCCGAACCGTATGGCGACAAGGTGGAGCGCTTGCCTGATGTCCTTAAAAATGTTCGGCAGGTGGATTCTCCCGGGCACAAGTTCGAATACAGTTCGCCCACCACACAGATGCTGGTGCTGCTGGCCGAATCGGTGACCAACTGCAAATGGACCGAGTTCTTCGCGCAACGGGTTTGGGATCATGTCGGTGCGGAAGGCCCGTTTCTGCAGCACCTGACCCCGGATGGGATCGCGCTGGCGCACGGGGTGACCTCGGGCTGCCTGAGAAATCTGGCCCGTTTCGGGATGCTGTATACCCCAAGCTGGCATAACACAGCAAACAAACAGATTGTTTCAGAATCGATTCTATCCCGCATTCGCACACCCAGGCGGTCGAGGGGTTTCTTTATGCGTGGCTTTGATGGGCCCGTTTTCCGAGATTATCTCGATGACGAGACAATGATATCCAATTCGCGACAATGGGACGCCGTTTGGGAAGATGGTGACATGTTCAAGTCCGGTTTTATGGGGCAGGGACTCTATGTCTCCCCCGGACGAGATCTGGTGATTGCGTATTTTTCAACCATTCCGGAAATGTATATGGCCCGCTACCTGCGCCCGGTTGCGGGACTGTTTCCACTGAATGGCCGTTAA
- a CDS encoding UxaA family hydrolase: MNTFSGYLRKKGAPGVRNHVAILPTVSCANGVAMAIAGKVPEAVPLYHSVGCGRAGEDHEIHRNTLTNLCSHPNVGALLIVSLGCEVLKADELEAAALDAGRPARKIVIQKEGGSVKSTAKGVAFVREMLNEIDSTEPAQVPFSELTVGLECGGSDAFSGVTANPAVGRMADQMVDLGASVILTETTEMIGTSHILAKRAKNPEVAERIKSLVSRQWEKCERILGPVSKVLISPGNMDGGMTNIREKALGCIVKAGTRDIVEVVSYGQQPTEKGVVIMDGPGYDTDSLTGMAAAGAQVIVFTTGRGNPIGFPIVPVIKVISTTQAFQRLEDDIDVNAGVILEGHSLEDVGAGLVQKLSDTINGGLTKAEINHQNGIMCLYTQHSAF, from the coding sequence ATGAATACTTTTTCAGGATATCTGCGAAAAAAAGGGGCACCTGGCGTCAGAAATCATGTGGCAATTCTTCCGACGGTATCATGTGCAAATGGCGTAGCCATGGCCATCGCCGGAAAGGTGCCGGAAGCTGTGCCGCTTTATCACAGTGTCGGATGCGGCAGGGCCGGGGAAGATCACGAAATTCACCGCAATACCTTGACCAACCTCTGTTCTCATCCCAATGTCGGGGCGCTGTTGATTGTCAGTCTCGGGTGTGAGGTCCTGAAGGCAGATGAACTTGAGGCGGCTGCTTTGGATGCCGGCAGACCGGCCCGGAAAATTGTGATCCAGAAAGAAGGTGGATCTGTAAAATCAACTGCCAAAGGTGTGGCCTTTGTCCGGGAGATGTTAAATGAAATTGACTCAACCGAACCAGCCCAGGTACCTTTCAGCGAATTGACGGTTGGGCTTGAATGCGGCGGTTCAGACGCCTTTTCCGGTGTGACAGCCAATCCGGCAGTCGGGCGGATGGCTGACCAGATGGTAGACTTGGGGGCTTCCGTAATCCTGACTGAAACAACAGAGATGATCGGGACCAGCCATATTCTTGCAAAGCGGGCTAAAAATCCGGAAGTTGCAGAAAGGATTAAATCACTTGTTTCCCGGCAATGGGAAAAGTGTGAACGGATCCTGGGTCCAGTTTCTAAAGTGCTAATTTCCCCCGGGAATATGGACGGCGGCATGACCAACATCAGGGAAAAAGCATTAGGATGTATCGTAAAGGCAGGCACAAGAGATATCGTTGAAGTGGTGTCTTATGGTCAGCAGCCGACTGAAAAGGGTGTGGTAATTATGGATGGTCCTGGATACGATACGGATTCCCTGACAGGTATGGCTGCTGCAGGCGCCCAGGTGATAGTTTTTACTACCGGCCGTGGTAATCCCATTGGGTTTCCCATTGTACCGGTGATCAAAGTGATCAGTACGACCCAGGCATTTCAAAGGCTTGAAGATGATATTGATGTCAATGCCGGTGTTATCCTGGAAGGCCATAGCCTTGAAGATGTTGGGGCCGGCCTTGTTCAGAAACTTTCAGATACAATCAATGGTGGTTTGACAAAGGCGGAAATCAATCACCAGAATGGCATTATGTGCCTGTATACGCAGCATTCAGCCTTTTAG
- a CDS encoding UxaA family hydrolase, which yields MKPNAIIVDEKDNVAIALTDIAKGGTAVLKEGRTLVTKTDIPFSHKILLEDLSEGEEIIKYGEVIGKASTQLMQGEWIHSHNMESIGD from the coding sequence TTGAAGCCCAATGCAATCATTGTCGACGAAAAAGATAATGTGGCCATCGCCTTGACTGATATCGCGAAAGGGGGAACTGCCGTTCTGAAAGAGGGGCGTACCCTGGTGACAAAAACAGATATTCCTTTCAGTCATAAAATACTTCTTGAGGATTTGTCCGAAGGTGAAGAAATTATTAAATATGGGGAAGTTATCGGAAAAGCATCTACTCAATTGATGCAGGGAGAATGGATTCACTCCCATAATATGGAAAGCATCGGGGACTAA
- a CDS encoding dihydroxy-acid dehydratase, producing the protein MKKPVSKDIFDGSDFPISDVRMGVFQGTGADLEEAKVKPIIAIVNSHTEINPGHAHLANLAMRVREGVFAAGGIPFEFNVPAPCDGISEGHPGMKFILPQRDLIADMVEIHVRSMRFDGMVMIASCDKIIPGMLMAAARLDLPTVFLTGGPSEMVLRQRKTSCSSVNFPDHSDPADQMGCLTSGSCGACEIIGTANTFQCIAEALGMTLPGSANIPGYTADKARVARACGRQIVKNVQEGLTARQIMTKESLINALLLVQAVGGSTNTALHLPAIARELGLELTLEEFNVAAKKVPTLCAIAPNGPYGVLDLYRSGGVPGVLKRIAEDLDLNCGNTFGGTLQDVVANAQITDENVIPERSNCHYPEGGLVALFGNLAPEGSVVKQSAVDPNMYKFSGPARIFESEHACLEAIRNKTIQEGEVVVIRNEGPKGGPGMPETLAVTIGLKLLGLQRVALITDGRFSGATSGPCVGHVSPEAADGGPIAALDDGDIIRIDIPSRAIAVELSDEALKERLASRKPSPHAPVDGYMQRYVSTVTSAAKGAVLEKP; encoded by the coding sequence ATGAAAAAACCCGTTAGCAAAGATATTTTCGATGGAAGCGATTTTCCCATAAGCGATGTTCGCATGGGCGTTTTTCAGGGCACGGGCGCCGACCTGGAAGAGGCTAAGGTGAAACCTATTATTGCCATCGTTAATTCCCATACGGAAATCAACCCTGGCCATGCCCACTTGGCTAATCTGGCCATGCGCGTCCGTGAGGGTGTGTTCGCAGCAGGCGGAATACCCTTTGAATTCAATGTTCCCGCCCCTTGTGACGGCATCTCTGAAGGGCATCCCGGGATGAAATTTATTCTGCCCCAACGGGATCTCATTGCCGACATGGTGGAAATTCATGTTCGCAGCATGCGATTTGACGGCATGGTCATGATTGCCTCCTGTGACAAGATTATTCCAGGTATGCTCATGGCTGCCGCTCGTCTGGACCTGCCCACGGTATTTTTAACCGGAGGACCCAGTGAGATGGTTCTGCGTCAAAGGAAAACGTCTTGCAGCTCTGTTAACTTCCCTGATCATTCGGACCCTGCTGATCAGATGGGCTGCCTCACCAGTGGCTCCTGTGGCGCCTGCGAGATTATTGGTACAGCCAACACCTTTCAGTGCATAGCGGAGGCCCTTGGCATGACCTTGCCAGGTTCCGCAAATATACCTGGTTATACGGCGGATAAGGCTCGAGTCGCCAGGGCCTGTGGCCGCCAAATCGTGAAAAATGTTCAGGAAGGCCTGACTGCCAGGCAAATTATGACCAAAGAATCCCTGATAAACGCCCTGCTCCTTGTACAGGCAGTGGGCGGCTCCACAAATACCGCGCTTCATCTTCCCGCCATTGCTCGGGAGCTCGGCCTGGAGTTAACGCTCGAGGAATTTAACGTGGCTGCCAAAAAGGTACCCACCCTGTGTGCTATAGCCCCCAACGGGCCATACGGAGTCCTCGACCTTTATCGGTCAGGAGGGGTGCCGGGAGTATTGAAACGGATTGCTGAAGACTTGGATCTTAATTGTGGCAACACGTTTGGAGGCACCTTGCAAGACGTTGTGGCCAATGCCCAAATAACGGATGAAAACGTGATTCCCGAGCGCAGCAATTGCCATTATCCTGAAGGAGGATTAGTGGCGCTGTTCGGTAACCTTGCACCTGAAGGGTCTGTGGTGAAGCAATCCGCCGTGGACCCGAATATGTATAAATTCTCAGGTCCCGCCAGAATTTTCGAGTCTGAGCACGCGTGCCTCGAGGCTATCAGAAACAAAACAATCCAGGAGGGCGAAGTTGTGGTAATCCGTAATGAAGGTCCAAAAGGCGGCCCTGGCATGCCGGAAACCCTCGCAGTGACAATTGGGCTCAAGCTCCTGGGGTTGCAAAGGGTTGCCCTGATCACGGATGGGAGATTCAGCGGAGCCACCAGCGGCCCCTGTGTCGGACATGTCAGCCCAGAAGCTGCAGACGGGGGGCCCATTGCAGCCTTGGATGACGGGGATATTATTCGCATCGATATTCCCAGTCGCGCCATTGCAGTGGAACTTTCGGACGAGGCTTTGAAGGAACGCTTAGCCTCCAGGAAGCCGAGTCCGCACGCCCCCGTAGATGGCTACATGCAGCGATATGTGTCGACAGTAACATCAGCGGCAAAAGGTGCTGTTCTGGAAAAACCATAG
- a CDS encoding lactate racemase domain-containing protein, giving the protein MRISLPELCWYGNTTLEIDMPEDWDVQYCPMRGADRSPLSVEQMAQAIRNPIGSPRLSEMAMGKKTAVIVFDDMTRPTRTYELVPTVIEELRAGGIRDEDITFVCGLGTHGALTQHEFRKKLGIEILRKFRAFNHNCYENCVEMGTTSYGTPVLINREVAQADIKITIGCITAHPQNGFSGGGKLFLPGVAHIDAIAHHHLKVEAQAKETTGHGKWEDNILRKNIREAGRIAGLDFIVNVIFNSRGATTGVFAGDFEAAHDKGVERAKVSYATDPVPENKQVAITNAFAKPNEMLISILLGMLSLKDLSGSIVIIANSPEGQVPHSLVGRWGSNYGGRQYPVVALPDSIRVIVQNPYWDCTTMDWAANPDQVAYTENWEQTLSLLCREHDSGTQCAVIPNATMQYFDHCGIL; this is encoded by the coding sequence ATGAGAATCAGCCTGCCGGAACTTTGCTGGTACGGGAACACCACCCTGGAAATTGATATGCCTGAGGACTGGGACGTTCAATACTGCCCCATGCGCGGTGCCGATCGTTCCCCGCTGTCCGTAGAACAGATGGCTCAGGCAATCCGCAATCCTATTGGCTCTCCACGACTTAGCGAAATGGCCATGGGCAAAAAAACCGCGGTTATCGTTTTTGATGACATGACCCGGCCCACACGCACCTACGAGCTGGTACCCACGGTCATCGAAGAACTGCGGGCCGGGGGCATAAGGGATGAGGACATTACATTCGTTTGTGGCCTCGGCACACACGGCGCCCTCACCCAGCATGAATTCAGAAAAAAACTCGGGATTGAGATTCTCCGTAAATTCCGGGCTTTCAATCATAACTGCTATGAAAACTGCGTCGAGATGGGAACCACTAGTTACGGGACTCCGGTGCTCATCAATCGCGAAGTCGCCCAGGCGGACATCAAAATTACCATTGGTTGCATCACGGCGCATCCTCAGAACGGATTCAGCGGGGGCGGCAAACTTTTCCTTCCGGGAGTAGCTCATATTGACGCCATCGCCCACCACCATCTTAAAGTCGAGGCCCAGGCCAAAGAAACCACCGGGCATGGCAAATGGGAGGATAACATCTTGCGGAAAAATATCCGGGAAGCGGGACGTATTGCCGGACTGGACTTTATTGTCAACGTGATTTTCAATAGCCGCGGCGCCACGACCGGCGTGTTTGCAGGCGATTTTGAAGCAGCGCACGATAAAGGCGTAGAGAGGGCCAAGGTCTCCTATGCCACGGATCCTGTGCCTGAAAACAAGCAGGTGGCCATCACCAACGCTTTTGCCAAACCAAACGAAATGCTCATCTCCATACTGCTGGGAATGCTTTCCCTGAAAGATCTCTCCGGCTCGATCGTTATCATTGCCAATTCTCCTGAAGGTCAGGTCCCTCATTCTTTAGTGGGTCGATGGGGAAGCAATTACGGAGGAAGGCAATATCCTGTTGTGGCGCTGCCGGATTCCATCAGGGTGATCGTGCAGAATCCCTACTGGGATTGCACGACCATGGACTGGGCTGCCAATCCGGACCAAGTGGCATACACGGAGAACTGGGAGCAAACCCTTTCCCTCCTGTGCAGGGAGCATGATTCGGGAACCCAATGCGCGGTGATTCCAAACGCCACCATGCAGTATTTTGACCATTGCGGTATTTTGTAA